The Trinickia acidisoli genome includes a window with the following:
- a CDS encoding extracellular solute-binding protein: MFRKFFVGFVVLAGVAAAQNSLADEGTVKVLYAGSLVNLMERDVGPAFEKQTGLHFEGYAAGSKKIANEIKSKLRQGDVFVSASPKVNDLLMGAANGNHVTWYLTFAKSPLVIGYNPQSRFAQDFRTKRWDQVLQESGIRIGRTDPKLDPKGAFTLDLMTKAATLYAEPDLVEKTLGAPENPAQVLPEETLVGRLQSGELDAGFFYSTETSDLKIPAVQPAAELKAQANYTLTVLSDAPNAAGAARFVDFLLSPQGHALLEAHGVDVVKPTVGGNAQAVPAALKTALDSSQ; the protein is encoded by the coding sequence ATGTTCCGTAAGTTTTTTGTCGGTTTCGTCGTGCTCGCGGGTGTCGCGGCCGCGCAAAACAGCTTGGCCGATGAAGGCACCGTCAAGGTGCTGTATGCCGGCTCGCTCGTCAACCTGATGGAGCGCGATGTCGGCCCCGCCTTCGAGAAGCAAACGGGCCTGCATTTCGAAGGGTATGCCGCGGGATCGAAAAAGATCGCCAACGAGATCAAGAGCAAGTTGCGCCAGGGCGACGTCTTCGTCAGCGCAAGCCCGAAGGTCAACGACCTCCTGATGGGCGCGGCCAACGGCAATCACGTCACGTGGTATCTGACCTTTGCCAAATCGCCGCTGGTCATCGGCTATAACCCGCAGAGCCGCTTCGCTCAGGACTTCCGAACCAAACGCTGGGATCAAGTGCTGCAAGAGAGCGGCATCCGCATCGGCCGCACGGACCCGAAGCTCGATCCGAAGGGCGCCTTTACGCTCGACTTGATGACGAAAGCCGCGACGCTCTACGCTGAGCCCGATCTCGTCGAGAAGACGCTCGGCGCGCCGGAAAACCCCGCGCAAGTCCTGCCGGAAGAAACGCTCGTCGGGCGCCTACAATCGGGCGAACTCGACGCGGGCTTCTTCTATTCGACGGAAACGTCCGATCTGAAGATTCCCGCGGTGCAGCCCGCCGCCGAATTGAAGGCCCAGGCGAATTACACGCTGACGGTGCTGTCCGATGCGCCGAACGCGGCGGGTGCGGCCCGTTTCGTCGATTTCCTGCTCAGCCCGCAAGGACACGCCCTACTCGAGGCGCACGGCGTCGACGTCGTGAAGCCGACTGTCGGCGGCAACGCGCAAGCCGTGCCGGCGGCGTTGAAGACGGCGCTCGATTCAAGCCAATGA
- a CDS encoding type II toxin-antitoxin system RelE/ParE family toxin has product MRVDFAESFGERLGILEAFMLAQDADSAYTRIEHLQDEVLQFVDLVKLHPKIGRPAGVLAANSIEGQWRLERVLRFAVDAGVPELREYVIHAHLVLYAHSDSRVLMLSIRHQRELGYVQEASSRHVPI; this is encoded by the coding sequence ATGCGAGTTGATTTTGCGGAAAGCTTCGGGGAACGGCTAGGCATCCTCGAAGCGTTCATGCTCGCTCAAGACGCTGACTCGGCATACACGAGGATTGAACACTTGCAGGACGAGGTTCTCCAGTTCGTTGACCTAGTGAAGCTGCATCCGAAAATTGGCCGCCCGGCGGGTGTGCTTGCCGCCAATTCGATCGAAGGCCAATGGCGGCTGGAACGGGTACTGCGGTTTGCCGTTGATGCGGGAGTGCCTGAGCTCCGGGAATACGTCATACATGCCCACTTGGTGTTGTACGCGCACTCGGATTCGCGCGTTCTGATGTTATCCATTCGCCACCAGCGAGAATTGGGGTATGTGCAAGAAGCAAGTTCGCGACATGTCCCGATCTGA
- a CDS encoding substrate binding domain-containing protein: MPSVEQLIRSTQDLKNAGELAYGRLRVSSTVGFGRKCIAPLLPGFCAQYPDIRLEFYLNDLTVEFARDRVDVAIRNGRLDDAEIIARQIAPMKLIVCGSPDYLRHAGMPADPADIEHHKCITFQLADTGKTHDWEFVINGNLVKIPVQGSQVFNDAELVASAVVAGGGLAQLANYQADPLIRSGAVVPLLPEFIAPGRGHFICYLSRKQLPTRIRVFVEYIVSALRDPTSN; encoded by the coding sequence TTGCCGAGCGTCGAGCAGCTCATCCGTTCGACGCAAGATCTGAAGAATGCGGGCGAGCTCGCCTACGGCCGGCTGCGAGTGAGTTCGACCGTGGGCTTCGGCAGGAAATGCATCGCGCCGCTGCTTCCTGGGTTTTGCGCTCAGTATCCCGACATTCGACTCGAGTTTTACCTCAACGACCTCACGGTCGAATTCGCGCGCGACCGCGTGGACGTGGCGATACGCAATGGGCGTCTTGACGATGCCGAGATCATTGCTCGGCAGATAGCACCGATGAAACTTATCGTATGCGGCTCGCCCGACTATCTGCGCCATGCGGGGATGCCTGCTGATCCCGCGGATATCGAGCATCACAAATGCATCACTTTTCAGCTTGCGGATACCGGGAAAACACACGACTGGGAATTCGTCATCAACGGCAATTTGGTCAAAATTCCCGTGCAAGGGTCCCAGGTGTTCAACGATGCGGAGTTGGTCGCGTCCGCCGTGGTGGCGGGCGGAGGGTTGGCTCAACTCGCCAATTACCAGGCCGATCCCTTGATACGCAGCGGGGCGGTCGTCCCCTTGCTGCCGGAATTCATCGCTCCCGGCCGCGGCCACTTCATTTGCTATCTGAGCAGAAAGCAATTGCCGACCCGTATACGTGTTTTCGTCGAATATATCGTCTCCGCACTGCGTGACCCAACATCCAATTAG
- a CDS encoding porin has translation MRSKAIYVAALTALAGAAHAQSSVTLYGLIDEGLDITSNAGGARSYQMVSGDTVGSRFGIKGNEALGGGLKALFVLENGFNANTGALGQGGLMFGRQAYVGLGSTRYGTVTMGRQYDPTIDLWSGFTAAGNWEGDLGAHPYDNDNADYDYRIQNAVKYVSPTVAGLTGEAMYGFSNSTSFAGNRLYGAALQYQMGQFSAAVAYLKTDNGGATAGGAAPSATVVFTAASQQNIDAGLSYTFGDKAYLALAYSHVDVYDPTSNAYFVTQPAAGTQHAWKFDNIELNGKYFLRHDLWLGAAYTFTRAHVSTVTGNSSPNWNQVSLMFDYDLSARTSLYLQAAYQHANGNTGQDFDYAYIPGAPSPSSTSNQMIYRVAMTHRF, from the coding sequence ATGAGAAGCAAAGCGATATATGTGGCGGCGCTGACGGCTTTGGCCGGTGCCGCTCATGCACAAAGCAGCGTCACGTTGTATGGCCTCATCGACGAAGGGCTCGACATCACCTCCAACGCGGGCGGCGCGCGCAGCTATCAGATGGTGAGCGGCGATACGGTGGGTAGCCGCTTCGGCATCAAGGGCAACGAAGCTCTCGGCGGCGGCTTGAAGGCGCTGTTCGTGCTGGAAAACGGCTTCAATGCCAATACCGGTGCGCTGGGCCAGGGCGGCCTGATGTTCGGGCGTCAAGCCTATGTCGGTCTCGGATCGACGCGGTACGGGACCGTGACGATGGGGCGCCAGTACGACCCGACCATCGATCTGTGGAGCGGTTTTACCGCCGCCGGCAACTGGGAAGGCGACCTCGGCGCGCATCCGTACGACAACGATAACGCGGATTATGATTACCGCATCCAGAACGCCGTCAAATATGTGTCGCCGACGGTGGCGGGGTTGACCGGCGAGGCGATGTACGGCTTCAGCAATAGCACGAGCTTCGCGGGCAATCGCCTATACGGCGCGGCGCTTCAGTATCAGATGGGGCAGTTCTCCGCGGCGGTCGCATACCTGAAGACCGATAACGGCGGCGCGACGGCCGGCGGTGCGGCGCCGAGCGCAACCGTGGTATTTACCGCGGCCAGTCAACAGAACATCGACGCCGGCCTGTCGTATACGTTCGGCGACAAGGCTTATCTCGCGCTGGCGTACTCGCATGTCGACGTCTACGATCCGACCTCGAACGCCTACTTCGTCACGCAGCCTGCCGCCGGGACGCAGCACGCGTGGAAGTTCGACAATATCGAACTCAATGGCAAGTACTTTCTGCGCCACGACCTGTGGCTGGGGGCGGCGTATACGTTCACGCGAGCGCATGTGTCGACGGTGACGGGCAATTCGAGTCCGAACTGGAATCAGGTGTCGCTGATGTTCGATTACGATCTGAGCGCGCGCACGTCGCTGTATCTGCAGGCTGCCTATCAGCATGCGAACGGCAACACCGGTCAGGACTTCGACTATGCCTACATTCCCGGCGCGCCGAGCCCTTCGTCGACCTCCAACCAGATGATCTACCGCGTTGCAATGACTCACCGCTTCTGA
- a CDS encoding TOBE domain-containing protein, which produces MRTSARNHFAGKIDSVKAGAVNDELTLRTQEGLEIVAIITHGSAASLSLAKGSDAFALIKASSVVVMVDADSSKVSARNCIAGTVASVEKGAVNAEVVIKAAGGAQIVSIITNDSVERLGLAVGKNAAALFKASSVIVGVD; this is translated from the coding sequence ATGCGAACCAGCGCTCGCAACCATTTCGCCGGCAAGATCGATTCGGTCAAGGCCGGGGCCGTCAACGACGAACTCACGCTGCGAACCCAAGAGGGCCTCGAAATCGTCGCGATCATTACGCACGGGAGTGCCGCGTCGCTGAGCCTTGCCAAAGGCTCCGACGCATTTGCGTTGATCAAGGCGTCGTCGGTGGTCGTGATGGTGGATGCCGACAGCAGCAAGGTCTCGGCGCGCAACTGCATTGCGGGAACCGTCGCGTCGGTCGAGAAGGGGGCGGTCAACGCCGAAGTCGTGATCAAAGCAGCGGGCGGCGCGCAGATCGTGTCGATCATCACCAACGACAGTGTCGAGCGCCTCGGGCTTGCCGTCGGCAAAAATGCGGCAGCGCTCTTCAAGGCATCGAGCGTCATCGTCGGCGTCGATTGA
- a CDS encoding type II toxin-antitoxin system Phd/YefM family antitoxin, translated as MSIRTQDVVPISEARSRLTELAEDVIAGVEKVLTKNGSAYVALVDARKLDYYHALEAEHGRLVLLSDAEKGLKDALAGRVQSEEEFRQSLRRSGSRK; from the coding sequence ATGTCCATTCGGACCCAAGACGTAGTGCCCATTAGCGAAGCGCGTTCACGACTGACAGAGTTGGCGGAGGATGTGATCGCCGGCGTCGAGAAGGTTTTGACGAAGAACGGCTCGGCGTACGTCGCGCTTGTCGACGCCCGGAAGCTGGATTACTACCATGCCCTCGAAGCAGAGCACGGCCGGCTGGTCCTGTTGAGTGATGCCGAGAAGGGACTCAAGGACGCGCTTGCAGGTCGAGTACAGTCCGAAGAGGAATTCCGTCAGTCGCTGCGACGCTCCGGTTCCCGGAAGTGA
- a CDS encoding RidA family protein, with amino-acid sequence MSDITRIDTNQRMSRVVKAAGLVFIGGQTSADPAPDVRIQTAKVLEKIDGFLDKAGIDKTRLVSAQVWLANIERDFAGMNEIWDAWVPQGCAPTRATVEAKLASSHLLVEIAVVALA; translated from the coding sequence ATGTCCGACATCACTCGAATCGATACGAACCAGCGAATGAGCCGCGTCGTCAAAGCGGCGGGCCTCGTGTTCATCGGCGGCCAAACGTCGGCCGATCCGGCGCCCGATGTGAGAATCCAAACCGCGAAGGTTCTCGAGAAAATCGACGGCTTTCTCGACAAGGCCGGTATCGACAAGACGCGGCTCGTCTCCGCGCAAGTCTGGCTCGCGAACATCGAGCGCGATTTCGCCGGCATGAACGAGATCTGGGACGCCTGGGTACCGCAAGGCTGCGCGCCGACGCGAGCCACCGTCGAGGCAAAACTCGCGTCATCGCATCTGCTCGTCGAGATCGCGGTAGTGGCGCTCGCCTAA
- a CDS encoding sulfotransferase family protein, whose amino-acid sequence MQSFPLFVVGSPRSGTTFLCCVLNAHPLIHLTNECRVFALLKDTLDVGSDRPDLLSPPLRDRFIAFSRHTLGGWVERFYRDALEITTPIWGDKHPPYADPSVLSGRMGSVERLPRSGSCLRLIRELLPTARFIHIHRDPGRVANSLVRKHWIGSIDDGIRVWGQYVTEILDFFEELPAQHTLTIAYRNLIEDSDTTAQRIGAFLGLADASAISDFLTSQRRTPTPFSEPVTDMADLYVVPDTPMTDDKLLKLAGRAATRLGYVAA is encoded by the coding sequence ATGCAATCTTTCCCGCTGTTCGTCGTAGGTTCGCCGAGGTCGGGAACGACCTTTCTTTGCTGTGTTCTCAATGCCCACCCCCTCATTCATTTGACGAACGAGTGCCGAGTCTTCGCTCTGCTCAAAGACACGCTGGACGTCGGCAGTGATCGTCCGGATTTGCTGAGTCCGCCGCTTAGGGATCGCTTTATCGCTTTTAGCCGTCATACGCTCGGTGGCTGGGTCGAGCGTTTTTATCGCGACGCGCTCGAAATCACGACGCCGATTTGGGGGGATAAGCATCCTCCGTACGCGGACCCGTCGGTCCTGTCTGGCCGCATGGGGTCGGTCGAGCGCCTGCCGCGCTCGGGGTCGTGTCTGCGGCTGATACGTGAATTGCTGCCGACGGCGCGGTTCATTCACATTCATCGCGATCCGGGCCGCGTGGCCAACTCACTGGTGCGCAAGCATTGGATCGGCTCGATCGATGATGGCATCCGCGTGTGGGGGCAATACGTAACGGAGATTCTCGATTTTTTCGAGGAACTGCCGGCGCAGCACACACTGACGATCGCGTATCGCAATCTGATCGAGGATTCCGATACGACGGCTCAGCGCATCGGAGCGTTCCTTGGTTTGGCCGATGCATCGGCAATCAGCGACTTTCTGACGTCTCAGCGACGCACGCCTACGCCGTTCAGCGAACCGGTGACCGATATGGCGGATCTTTATGTCGTTCCCGATACGCCGATGACCGACGACAAACTCTTGAAACTTGCAGGCCGAGCGGCAACGCGGCTGGGGTATGTCGCTGCGTAA
- a CDS encoding alpha-L-arabinofuranosidase B: MAAGLLPCDIYANGGTACVAAHSTTRALFANYDGPLYQVKRASDSQTENIGVQATGGYAKASDQDAFCAGTTCVISVIYDQTSNHNDLTIEPKGGNGGADGGVPADALPVTAGGAKVYGASFSGVMGYRNVATTGVARNGAPEGMYMVTSGTHFNGSCCFDYGNAETSITDTGNGHMDAINFSTECWFAPCSGSGPWVQADLENGLFESGAGPSQDTANTGNTEPYVTAVLKNDGQKNFVLKYGNAQSGALTTSYSGALPTNGYQPMHQEGSIVLGTGGDNSNGSIGSFFEGVMTAGVPSDAVDNAVQANIVSVGYGGPTSAAGALSQDSTVSLNATTPCCTTRYISQQSGETAQSGTVVTAVISSTSSTLAAQDSTWILRAGLADSSCYSFESRDYPGEFMRHFDFHVYREPMDGTEQFREDATFCAEAGKDGQGTSFRSYNYPTRYLRHYNNTLYVSSDGGPNDFDSANLWTYDVSWLVTAPWAP, encoded by the coding sequence ATGGCTGCCGGCCTCCTGCCGTGCGACATCTACGCAAACGGAGGAACGGCTTGTGTCGCCGCGCATAGCACGACGCGCGCGCTATTTGCCAACTACGATGGCCCGCTTTACCAAGTCAAACGCGCGTCGGACAGCCAGACGGAGAACATCGGTGTGCAAGCCACGGGCGGCTACGCCAAGGCCAGCGATCAGGACGCGTTCTGTGCCGGTACCACATGCGTAATCAGCGTCATTTACGACCAAACGTCCAATCACAACGACCTCACGATCGAGCCCAAAGGCGGTAACGGCGGCGCCGACGGCGGGGTTCCGGCGGATGCGTTGCCGGTCACCGCAGGCGGTGCCAAAGTCTATGGCGCGTCGTTCTCGGGCGTGATGGGCTACCGTAATGTCGCCACGACGGGAGTCGCCCGGAACGGCGCTCCCGAGGGGATGTACATGGTCACCTCCGGCACGCACTTCAACGGTTCATGCTGCTTCGACTATGGCAATGCGGAAACGTCGATCACAGATACCGGCAACGGGCACATGGATGCGATCAATTTCAGTACCGAATGCTGGTTCGCGCCTTGCAGCGGTAGCGGCCCGTGGGTGCAGGCCGACCTCGAGAACGGGTTGTTCGAGTCGGGCGCCGGACCAAGCCAAGACACGGCCAATACGGGCAACACAGAACCGTACGTGACCGCGGTGCTGAAAAACGACGGTCAAAAGAACTTCGTGCTCAAGTACGGCAACGCGCAGAGCGGGGCGCTCACGACCAGCTACTCTGGGGCGCTGCCCACGAATGGCTACCAGCCCATGCATCAGGAAGGATCGATCGTGCTGGGGACGGGCGGCGACAACAGCAACGGGTCGATCGGCTCTTTCTTTGAAGGGGTGATGACCGCGGGTGTGCCTAGCGATGCCGTCGACAACGCCGTCCAGGCCAATATCGTGAGCGTTGGCTACGGCGGCCCGACTTCGGCCGCCGGTGCATTGAGTCAAGATTCGACGGTTTCGTTGAACGCGACCACGCCTTGTTGCACGACCCGATACATCAGCCAACAAAGCGGCGAGACCGCGCAAAGCGGCACGGTGGTCACCGCGGTGATCTCCAGTACGAGTTCGACCTTGGCCGCTCAAGATTCGACGTGGATCTTACGCGCCGGCCTTGCGGATTCGAGCTGCTACTCGTTCGAATCGCGTGATTATCCGGGTGAATTCATGCGCCACTTCGACTTCCACGTTTACCGGGAGCCGATGGACGGAACAGAACAATTTCGTGAGGACGCAACCTTTTGCGCCGAGGCCGGAAAAGATGGGCAAGGGACGTCGTTCCGTTCCTACAACTACCCGACCCGATACCTGCGCCATTACAACAACACGCTTTACGTCAGCAGCGATGGTGGCCCGAATGATTTCGATTCGGCGAACTTGTGGACCTACGACGTCAGTTGGCTCGTGACGGCACCGTGGGCGCCGTGA
- a CDS encoding BCCT family transporter produces the protein MESSIKPAPGAKAGGVRRCRKGGIDWPIFCSSGGFFLLFLIAASINLRWWSKVIAIAFAWVTERFGLYWQVLMLATLVISLGIAFSKLGRVKLGGIDQTPSNSTFNWAVIVICALLAGGGAFWAAAEPLINFVDPPPFYPIESETYAAGVEALAQSFLHWGFLSWAILGSLLSIVLMHLHYDKGLPLAPRTLLYPLFGARALKGPIAVIADATAIVAVAAGTIGPIGFLGLQIAYVLHIMWNAPDTIATQALVILSVTVIFTAACVAGLDGLRFVCKIHVWLMLGLAAFLYLFGPTAFLNTVFFKAFAVHVVDFALTATHRGNSTWTHSWTLFYWGWFIGYAPVMAIYVAKVSRGRTIREVVTLLSIAAPLITMLWFTLVGGTGIGIELRSPNVVIGHGMQPEALLLGVAQAMPLPGLISALFLFLSFFSVVTNAGSIAYTIAMSATDDREEPDNWLKIFWAVGMGAIGAVLITMGAGGVSALQSFIVITAAPVSLMILPALWDAIRIARAMAAEQGV, from the coding sequence GTGGAATCGTCTATCAAGCCGGCACCCGGTGCCAAGGCCGGTGGTGTGCGGCGATGTCGCAAAGGGGGAATCGACTGGCCGATCTTTTGCTCGAGCGGCGGATTCTTTCTGCTGTTCCTGATCGCGGCATCGATCAATTTGCGCTGGTGGTCGAAGGTCATCGCTATCGCCTTCGCGTGGGTCACCGAGCGTTTTGGTCTTTACTGGCAGGTGCTGATGCTCGCCACGCTAGTCATCAGCCTCGGCATCGCGTTCTCGAAACTCGGACGCGTCAAACTTGGCGGCATCGATCAAACCCCATCCAATTCGACCTTCAATTGGGCGGTCATCGTCATCTGCGCTTTGCTGGCTGGCGGAGGCGCGTTTTGGGCCGCCGCTGAGCCGTTGATCAATTTTGTCGATCCGCCCCCCTTCTACCCCATCGAAAGCGAAACGTACGCGGCAGGCGTCGAGGCCCTTGCACAATCTTTCTTGCACTGGGGCTTTCTTTCATGGGCAATACTGGGCAGCCTGCTGAGCATCGTCTTGATGCATTTGCACTACGACAAGGGATTGCCGCTTGCGCCGCGCACGCTGCTATATCCGCTTTTCGGCGCACGCGCGCTCAAGGGCCCGATTGCGGTGATTGCCGATGCAACGGCGATCGTCGCAGTCGCCGCGGGAACGATCGGGCCGATTGGCTTTCTGGGTCTGCAGATCGCCTACGTGCTCCACATCATGTGGAACGCACCTGACACGATCGCAACGCAGGCACTCGTCATTCTCTCCGTGACCGTCATCTTCACCGCAGCCTGCGTCGCCGGTCTCGACGGGTTGCGCTTCGTCTGCAAAATTCACGTGTGGCTGATGCTGGGGCTCGCCGCATTCTTATATCTGTTCGGTCCGACGGCGTTTCTCAATACGGTCTTCTTCAAGGCGTTCGCTGTCCACGTCGTCGATTTCGCGCTAACGGCAACACATCGCGGCAATAGCACGTGGACGCACTCATGGACGCTCTTCTACTGGGGCTGGTTTATCGGATATGCGCCCGTCATGGCCATCTATGTCGCCAAAGTTTCGCGAGGCCGAACGATCCGCGAGGTCGTGACGCTACTGTCGATCGCGGCGCCCTTGATCACGATGTTGTGGTTCACGCTGGTTGGAGGAACGGGTATCGGCATCGAGTTGCGATCGCCAAACGTCGTGATCGGCCATGGCATGCAACCCGAAGCGCTACTGCTGGGTGTTGCACAGGCCATGCCATTGCCTGGTCTGATTTCCGCGTTGTTTCTATTTCTCAGCTTCTTCTCGGTCGTGACGAACGCCGGCTCGATCGCCTACACCATTGCAATGTCGGCAACCGACGATCGGGAAGAACCTGATAACTGGTTGAAGATTTTTTGGGCCGTCGGCATGGGGGCGATCGGCGCGGTGCTGATTACGATGGGAGCCGGCGGCGTAAGTGCGCTGCAATCGTTCATCGTCATTACAGCGGCGCCGGTATCGCTGATGATTTTGCCCGCGCTTTGGGATGCGATCCGCATCGCCCGTGCAATGGCGGCCGAGCAAGGCGTTTAG